In Magnolia sinica isolate HGM2019 chromosome 16, MsV1, whole genome shotgun sequence, the genomic window GCACAACCACCTTGAACTCCTACAACACTAGTTTTTCAGCTTGTAGAATACTCACAAACTCTTCATCCACTTCCTTTTCTACTAATGCCATCATCACTCCTGTCTTCTCAGAGTATTCGATGAAATTTCATTCGTTCACGAGAGGTTGTTTATCCACTTTAGAAATATTGGATTGGTTCTCCATTTTCATGGTGGTCACATGTACGCCATTGACGAACCCGTTGATTTGTCACAACTCTTCAAACAAGTTACCTCTCGCCAACAAACAATAAGACCTCTTTGAATAATCTCTCACCGATCGACTATCCTGCCgacaattttagaatttttggagcAATACCTGATTGTAATCATGGGGGAGGAACTGTGCGCGCAAAAATTACTTCATTCGTGGTCATGTACGGATTAGTGCTTTCATCTGCCTTGTCCGCTTGAGTTAAAGTTGCTCCCACTAAGCCGAAGTTCTACCTTTCAACTTGTACGCCACCAATTTAACCTTCTTCTCCTTAGAAATTTTCATATAATTGAAAAGGCACTCAACTTACAACAGCTAATTAAGGAAGTCATCGATGTGGAGTTGGTCATTACAACTAGGAAGATTGACTTTCATCATGAATTCTCGATCTGTCCAATCTATCTAATTAATATCTTGTACATGATGTTGGGaaatcatgtcgctagatcccaCCTTCTCAGGTGCAATTCTGTAATTCACCACCGGCATCACCCTACGATCAACACGATTACGAATTTCAGCGCCTATTAGGGGCGAATAATCACCATGAACACAAAGTTTCCCTAGGGCCTTCGTCATGTGATCGACGACAGTTTGTGGCCTTGCATGACTTGCTGATAGTCTCATTGTGCCACTTCAAAAGTTGTCGCTGTTAAAGAATAACTCCCTAGAGCACCGTCCATAAGATTGTGCCCGACCCGTCGTTGGAAGCCACCAATCCGAGGAAAAGACTTGCTTTAATAATAAATGACACAggaggatgtgatgaggttgatcatcgtcttcctcaatcAATAAATATCTTGAATTTACAAGGTACTCTTGAATACACAAGAGAAAATCTTGAATCCTTGAAAAGAAATGGAAtttctaagaagttttaattAATAGATTataaaaaatgagtttaacagctttaaataaccctaaaatTGTAATTAATGAGtcctaatcaaataaggaaacaatttcagaaaaataCACAAAATTTCCCCGCTTGTTGACCTATCGAGTCGACAGGTCAAAATAACCAAAAAGTGTCCAGAGATTTAAACTAGAAATTCTCTAATTTTTGACCCGATCTATCAACTTATCGACAAGATCTGTTGACCTATCTAAACTAGCAGAAATAAGCCAACAAGCAATTTAGAACAATATTTTGACACGTCGAACAATATTTCGAATTTCTAAACTGACAAAAATTAGCCAACAAGCAATCTGGAATTTTAGGTAGAATTTCAACCTGTCCACCTCAAAAGTTGATCGGTCGAACTATGCTGATTTTTTGTCGATTTCTCCTTAGGCTTCTTTTCAGTCCATATGCATTAGGAACGTGCTTGATTCTCGTCCTACATCacctacctaatgaatggtctggattcatAACATGTTTATAGATTAACTTTCCTAATAAATGATCAGGATTTCCACCACATACTATCAATGGACCTTGACAAGTGTTCTAATCACAAAGTCCGCAATcacaactgatgtagagcgggtcgcggacagttacatggccaagatggatcagaaaaggcctggtcgacgacagaagtgatccagaccatcgaaccttaaatcgggcgtatcttgcaatccggaatgagttatctgacgtaaaatatatgattttggggtagaatgagctactgaagccaaccaaccctactacgcTTGGTTAcatagcccggaattgcgaaaaaccccttgatcgaaggtcgtttccctgttttaatttcgtttttactataaatagtaagttttagtttgattataactcttcatccgtcgggctttaggagttgcgcccaacgtgaaaagagcttagaataattaggagaacgattTGGTAAAGCcatataggacacttactatttttggtcgaaaaccttgcgcactagtaaacatcaagaccgtctataaatagtaagtttactatttatagtaagtcgcggattctaagagtttgagttgtagtttgattcttatttctttcccattgcttggtacccctatttaaagggttgtgaactcgtttttattcatcaattaatcaattttgaatttattagaatttatttctattttctgctttctttccttgtggattcgagaagtctctgtgaggagtccagagaagcttcgtggattcggagtagttatcctcatcacgttcatccctgtgtcaacaACCCATAGAGGATATATCTATTTTTGTGGATACTATTCCATGGATATATCCATTTGTGTGCTTAATTGATATTAAGTCCACAATCACAACCCACAGAGGAGATATCTATTTTTGTGGATACCGTTCCATGGATATATCCATTTGTGTGTTTGATAGAAATCTCAATGGGATGTGACCAAGTCGGTATGGTAATAGGCTTTGGTCCCCTCGTAAGTTTAAGTCCTTTCATccgggcctatttgattttctaattacattGGTAAATGGTTATAAATGAATCATGATTATTTACTCTCGTAATTTGATGGCCACATCATATACATTTGATTATAACAATGAATTTACCTTTAAATTGTTGTAAAAATAGTTATTTTGTAATGTGAAAATGTAGTAATTACATttaatttcttccttttttttttttttttacaagtgtACTTAACTCTTGAACTAGCCATACTTTCTCATTAAACAAATAACTAGAAATAATAATGATGACTCATTTACCTTGCATTCCATAATTGGAATATCAAACATACTGTTACAATAAAAGATTATATTCTTTTCTTTAACAATCCTTTCTGTAAGAGGGTAAGATCATATACCATGGGTGTCAAGCTTTCTTCTAAATTTCTAAAGATCtcaaataatttaaaaaagaatcatatcccacAAAATAAATATGTTTTCTATATATACTTTTGCACACACGTGTCATGGGGTTAAAATTCAAGGGGTCCATGTGATGCATCGGTACCTTATGAAACCTCCATGGACTAATTTTCACCTTGGCTCATAGTAAATAAAGATATAAATCaaaggaggaaattgttttcttttgcaatggctcaccaaaattttagattagAGTAAAAGTTGGGCGTTAGAgatttcatggggtgctacatcacatACACAGTTCAAATTGAGTTATCCAAAAGTTCTCGTGAGAATTCGTGTGAGCCGGTGCGCAACTGAGCATTGGGCTATGGTATAGTTTTGGAGATTTAATATGCCAAGGATATAAGAGGATCTTTAATTAAAGTTGAGGGTACTTTAGAAAGTTGCAAAAATGTGGCTGTCATCCACGCAAAAGCCAAATATATGGAGTCCAACTTTGCTGATTTTATTATCCCTGATTTGGAATTTTATGCGTTGTGAGGGCTTTTACTTTCACCCATATGACACTGCACCTTGTCTTTCTCAGCTGGCCTTCCTTTGTTTCTGCGggcgcccaaaaatcaggccgattcagcaattatgtaggccacaccactggaaaaccaTTCAAATTCTATGTGGGATCCACCAGTGTGtgaatatgccatccaatccactcatcttaCTTTACACATCAGGATGAATGGATTCTGAGAAAATCATAACATTCTAATATTCATGTGGGCCAAATCATGTGAATTTAAAGACTTTCGTCATGATTTTACACCGTTCCCTCTAGGGTGGCTCATATAAATATTCGATTCGGCTGAAATTCAGGATCAACGGTGAAAATTGATGGTACATCCTGTGGACGGAATGGATTGGATGTGTAATTGTACAATGTAGCGATTGTTTATTAGAAGTCAAGCCTCGACCTGCCTACACGTCAAGCTAAGGCCTATGGGCAGTCGACTGCTCTTTTACTCTCTATGCGTGAGTTACACGTCCCACACCATCTAATAATGACATAAGAAGATAAATGAAGATAAATTCAATACCATAGggatcggctactcaccctgccactagccaatgtctagtggtcggtgctatgtgggcccaccatgattaatgtgtttcatccataccgtccacccattcttacctatcattttatggtattagtccaaaaatgaggttgatcaaaatctcaagtggaccgcaaagtgttgattgaacgcacaccattaaaaacttcttggggccacaaaagttttggatcaagctgatatatatatatatatatatatatatatatatatatatatatatatatatatatatatatatatatatatatattcccttcatccaagtctgtatgacctaatcaacaggttagatgtcaaataaccattaaagtaggccctaggaggtttttaatggtggacattcaatcacaactttttttcaatggtggatatttagatctaactcatttttgaaatcaagctcaaaattattttttaaaatggatggacggcgtggataaaacacatacgttatggtggggtccacatagcaccgaacactagccaccgggctggtgtaagcgtcactagccaaaccgcgtccggatATACCAGAGCTCCCAAACATACAAAACGTGCAAGgcgggcccacttgatcttaggGGATTTATTGTGTGGTCCCTACCATCAATCCCATCGTGTGTGCCACGCGTGCCAATCTATTCCTGATCAAAATATATTAGACCTGCCCAGTGATCTAGGCCTTTCATTTAGTAGGTGATGAAACCGTGGATGGGCCAGATGGCAAACATCTCATCGACTATCGATACCCACcgtccatcaaaaggcaagttaGAATAGTGGTCCATGTCCCATAAATCCAGAACCGGACGAAGAGGAAATGTAATCAGTGGAGGATAAATATGAAGATGAAACGTCTAGATTCCCACGTGACTGGGCCGGAAGGACCATCATCCCTATCAAAGTTCACATGGCATTATTGCTAGATGTTTTAAACTACGGCGAGGAATTGCCGAGGAAGATGTTACAACTAATTTTCGACGGCCTTTCGTTTCAAGGATCGCCAGCTCTGTCACGTGTCGTTCTTATCCTTATTTTACAAAACTGCGACATTTGATCAAGTCCACAGGTTTACATAACACGTTACGTTTCGGTATTATATCATACTCGACCCAGGGCTTTGGACGGTGTACTCGGGTTTTTATCTGGAACAAGTGTAGTCACCGTTAGCTAATCCCGACCGTTGGTTTGTTTATTCCCACCGTAGATGGACCACGCACCTAGAATGATCCGAGAATAAAAGATCCTAGCCACTAATCTAGCTCACTTTTCTCATTTGAATCCAGACCGTTTCTTGTTTCTGTTTTGAACAGTACACATGTAGGGCGCAGCTTTAAAGTATAGGGTTTCCCAATCGAGGAGTTTCCTCAGCCAAAGTACATCCATGGCAGCCCCCGCAGATTACTGGTGTAGATCAttgaactgtgggccccacttgtccgaATGTAAAACTCACTCTGGTATACAAAGTCTCAGGTGAAGGATCCTCTACCTACCTCATAGGTAAGCACACCATAAGGATATATTTTATAGTTAGTTTAGCACCATTttataaatggtggtgactcatatCTCTAAAAGAACACTGGTCATCGCTATTGAATGTACGCTTAAAGTTAGTGAATGGGGTCCAATCATCATATTTTCACCATCCACGCTTATCTCAGCTAAAATGGATTggctcaatccactctattatattatatttaaattcAAAGAGACTAATCATATTGATTCTATTATATTCTAAGTGTGTAAAATTTTGGTTATGTCCGTACAACTTGGGTCAGCttgtggacggtctagatttccaTACAAGTATACCATGTGGAAATTTGAAAGAGTCACTactattttttaaatggtgtaaaacttACATATTAGTCTCGAGAACAATGAAAAAGCCTCGACGGTCCGATCCACGGCTCATCCCCTCCGCCCTCtcccactatttcctgccgtCTGCTTTGAATTGCCTGCTTCCCATCCAATTCAGTTCTACCAAACAACCCTCAATTCCCAACCCCTTTTAAAACCCAACAACACCTCTCCCCATCTTTCCATCAAAacccaatatctctctctctctctctctctctctctcaattttctgcttcccatccaacccatttctACAAAACACAGCCCAATTGCCAACCCCTTTCAAAACCcaatatcatctctctctctctctctctctctctctctctctctctctctctggtgcaACATGAAGAGCACTACAAGCTCCCCCAACATTTTCATCCGATGCATCAAGGCTCCGATCCGAGTACTTAGCAAGGCCCGCGATTTCTACGTTGAAAGTTTGACGAATTGCgcaggtagggcccactatgggggtGGTGCAAGATCTCTGCCCAAGAGCTTCAGTGTAAGTTCGTCGCGTGCGAGCGAGGACGAAGACATTCGGGCCCTCATGCGGGCCCTTTCCCAGAAATCTCAAGGCGAGACCCCGGTCGGGTCCTTCGGATCCAAGGGCTTGCCCAAGAGTTTCAGCGTCGCCATCAGTAGGATCGACGAAGATGAGCCGTGCGATTTCAAGGACGACATCAAGGTCAATTCCGACTTGCTGTATCCAAGGAGCAGGAGTTACGCTGTCACCAATAGAAGGACTGGGATGCTTTCTTAGATTGTTGCGATGAACCTATCTCTGTTCGTCGCCAATCTAAGGTGCCTATGGCTGTGTTCTTGGGGAATCTAGACCGTTGAAGCTACTTCCATGGGAATCAATCAGACGGAGAAAAAAATAGGGTCTATGTCCGTTTCAAGTGCATTAATTGGCCAGCAGGTATTCTCCAATtggtgtatttttatttttattttcgtaCCTGAGACAATCTATGGTAGCGGACgccagatggacggttcagattcaaCAGACATGCAATCAAGCGTTTATTGGAATGGCAACGAACCAAGACCGGTTAATCGCGCAATGAACATGAGAGCCAGCGTAGAAAAGGAGGAACTTCTCTCCTTCTGTTCCTTTTGTAAATGAGTtgaaagtttttcattttctatcGCAAGTTGTTTGCTTTCTTAGGATGCTTGTTTTTGGATAATGGAATTTAAGAAATTCTTAAAATCAGCGGCTGAGATTCTCTTTCTCTTTACTTTTGGGTTTCGATTGCAAAACAATTATTGGCGCCGTACAGGCCGGTTTTCCATAGTGACTGGTCCGTAGCATTGTTCTATTCTGTCCCACTATTGATCGATCATGCCCCATCAAAGAAGAGGATCTACCTACCTATTGTCAGAATCTTTTCAGTTGAATCTGGATGGTTGATGTATATAAGGTTTTAATCACTGTGGAAGTTTTCAACCCTCCCATTAAAGAGATTCACTGGTCGTGGCTAATTACAAGAGTAATGTAAAGAAAAAGtgccattattataattttatcatTATATTATGGTTCAAATTCACATGTATTCACCTTGCAGGTGGAGGAATTTAAAAtagttatatttttatttttctttcaaaaaatctTTGTGAAAATCTCACATTCAAACAACAATATAAGTGCATTTTAGAGATGATTTGTTATCAATCCAACAAAAAAATCAATAATCAAATGCATATGCTGTCGggagataaataaaataatatattaatgttacagttttttttttttttcattattataGCTGCCTTGATAGATCCTTTTAAGGGCGTTTGGCGCGTGGTATTAGATAGGATAGGTGAGATTAAGAAATTGCATTTGGAGTGAACCGGAAGAATTTGTATTAGGTGGGAAGGAATTACATTAGGTTATACATGGGATTTCGTGAATTTTAAAatccactacacatatgggcctcatatttcaACATGAGTTTTATTCATGACATTCATCCATGTACAccttttacatgtgacattctaattatatatatatatatatatatatatatatgggcatgctcacctatgcatgtgcgcacctttgcacacgtgtcatgggtgtcgaatctgaacggtccataagatgcggaattccatgaaaccttaggggtgaattttcactctgatctaagattctgatggaccatagcaaagagaaattcaaattagaagaagaaactgtttgcatttttcatggaccACCGAAGTTtcggttcaaagtaaaaattggtaccaaggGATTTCAAGAGGTTCTGCTTTATatagaccgttcagattttcgagactcatcagatatgatgagttctaaaaaaagttcgtatgtagtacgtacgaactggttcgcaggtgagcattccgctatatatatatatataagtgactAACATTTATTGTGAATTTGATTCGACACTCATGaaacctttgcacacgtgtcatgggtgtcgaatctgaACCATAAGATGTGGAATTCCATGAAACCTTAAAGGTGAATTTTCACTctaatctaagattctggtggaccatagcaaagagaaattcaaattaagggaagaaattgtttgcatttttcatggaccACCGAAGTTTttgttcaaagtaaaaattggtatcaAGGGGTTTcaagaggttctgcttcatgtgaacCGCTCAGATTTTCGaaactcatcagatatgatgtgTTCTAAAAAAAGTTCATATGTAGTACGTGCAAACTCGGTCGCAGGTGAGTgttccactatatatatatatatatatacaagtgaCTAACATTTATTGTGAATTTGATTCGCTAATTACAACTGTATAGTTTACCAAAggtgattttgcttaatccaatgtTCTTCCCACATTAAAAATTCTACTCTCAAAAATGAAATTGGATGGCCAACATACTATGGTATTTCCATACTTACTATCATTATGtgataatggtgttaattccataccatttaatacaattccataccatttaatcccatagACCAAATAGACCTTTATTGCCAGCCCAAAatgatgtacgtgtcttacaTGCCGATTATCCATTGATTTGGCCAAATTATTTTAtccatatgagcccaaaaatgcagatctaaatctcatgtaaaCCAAAGTACAGGAAATAAAAACTTTATAACAGCCAGGAAAGTTTTGAATTAGCTAACTTTTATATaatcctttcatctaggtcttcgTAACTTTAGTATTTTAGAcgcatgctttaaaatgatctagagaaatggatggactACGTGGATacgagacacatacatcatcttGGCCCCCAGTCAGGGAAGCCGCTCCCACTTTTCTGGGGTGAAAACAACCAGCGCAGAATAGAATCGTGGATGCAATGCAACGTGGCAGGGGTGGGTTGCTAAAACATATCCCACTTTTCAGGATTGAAAAACCACTTGCATCCCTGTCCACATAGGAATTGTTTGAGTAGTGCTGTCAGATTCCCATTTTGTAGTGGTTGGATGAACCATGACCCACCATGATCCATTCTCAAATGAAAGTGGACCATTGGCGAATTTCCCTTTTGAAACATCCTTTTCCAGGGCAGAGATGGAAAGATCAGGAGTTTCCTATTGAACATTTTTTGGAGTATGGTCCACATcggggcccaacggacagatgatctggatcaccaaaccattgggcccactCGTAGAATCTGAAATCCAGAGTATACTGCAAATGTCCTGGGAACGAGGATCATATAATTTCAATTTTCCGCACTAATCATGGCAGACTATTTCAGTGGCACATGATAGCAAAAATCTTCTCTTAGGGAGAGCTGTATTTCTACTTCATACGTGGCAGGGTTATCTTTCAATCAGGATCGTTTATCTATTTGAATCTATTATGGATGGAAATTGGTTAAAGATAGGCATGGAGTGGATGATCCTACCGTCTAAGCTACGGTCTTTAAATCAACAGTAGTAAAGAAACCAGTTATGGTCTACATTGCCGATTAAAAGTAAAGGTATGTGACGGCTATGATCTTCCTAAAAGTATGATATTCAAAATATCATCCATCCATAATGAGGCCCACTATttagacagttcagattgatggaCAAGCCTGCCACTTATGATGTATAGAGATGGTGCTGGCATATTCGGAATCTTCCAGTCCTACTGTATCATCTCTACCCCTTTGGTTGAGTGGACATGAATCGTCCGTGCCCCTGCCAACAGGAAGTTTCTGTAGGCAGATGTTATATGGCCCACCTCAATATCcatatgacatccactccgttcatccacgtctgtggatcatgttagtataccagacaaaaaataagagagatccaatgctcaaatagGACACACGAAAGGTAACAA contains:
- the LOC131229248 gene encoding uncharacterized protein LOC131229248; the encoded protein is MKSTTSSPNIFIRCIKAPIRVLSKARDFYVESLTNCAGRAHYGGGARSLPKSFSVSSSRASEDEDIRALMRALSQKSQGETPVGSFGSKGLPKSFSVAISRIDEDEPCDFKDDIKVNSDLLYPRSRSYAVTNRRTGMLS